One Calditrichota bacterium genomic window carries:
- the lgt gene encoding prolipoprotein diacylglyceryl transferase: protein MFPVLFRIGSFELRSYGLAMALSVALGVWISMKRAKKFDLKNDAILDLAVVIMLAAIIGSRLWYVVYHLDEFRGHWWDTINPVQNGTIGIAGLSMVGGVVLAVISAFVYARTKKLNFISVGDTMAPVFLLGAGIVRIGGCFLNGCCYGKPTDSSIGIVFPPEGVAGSYFPHTHLWPTQLFASALGFLGFFLVLWLEKKKKFNGFTLWMVFWYYSIDRFIVDQFRFYEAPQVLAKLGPITFNANHLLLLGLFVVSSYFLIRGWKNAGKGEIKSLNN, encoded by the coding sequence ATGTTTCCGGTGCTATTCCGAATTGGAAGTTTTGAATTGAGAAGTTACGGTCTTGCCATGGCGCTCAGCGTCGCCCTTGGCGTCTGGATTTCCATGAAACGCGCAAAAAAGTTTGACCTAAAAAACGACGCCATTCTTGATCTGGCGGTGGTCATCATGCTCGCCGCAATCATCGGCAGCCGGCTTTGGTATGTCGTTTACCATTTGGATGAATTCCGCGGCCACTGGTGGGATACAATTAACCCGGTGCAAAACGGCACTATCGGCATCGCCGGACTGTCCATGGTCGGAGGCGTTGTACTGGCGGTGATATCAGCTTTTGTCTATGCGCGGACAAAAAAACTAAATTTTATCTCCGTCGGAGACACAATGGCGCCGGTTTTCCTTCTCGGCGCGGGCATTGTTCGCATCGGCGGCTGTTTTTTGAACGGCTGCTGCTACGGCAAACCCACGGACAGTTCCATCGGCATTGTCTTTCCGCCGGAAGGAGTCGCCGGTTCCTACTTTCCGCATACGCATCTCTGGCCCACGCAGCTTTTTGCTTCAGCGCTGGGATTCCTCGGTTTTTTTCTCGTTCTCTGGCTGGAAAAGAAAAAGAAATTTAACGGCTTCACGCTGTGGATGGTTTTCTGGTACTACTCCATCGACCGCTTCATCGTGGATCAGTTTCGCTTCTACGAAGCGCCGCAAGTTTTGGCAAAGTTAGGCCCCATCACTTTTAACGCTAACCATCTTTTGCTGCTGGGATTGTTTGTAGTGAGCAGCTATTTTTTGATTCGGGGGTGGAAGAATGCGGGGAAAGGGGAGATTAAAAGTTTGAATAACTAA